The Deinococcus roseus genome has a window encoding:
- a CDS encoding Hpt domain-containing protein, which yields MSAFLQEFQLEAEDNLTLLEEGLLRLEQLEDPEVVRRMFTAAHTIKGSAGMLGLSDIQRLTHSLEDALDQLRKNPRPLSQEQANILLEVVDEVRAMCAEVMQPIPHEKPLSFWLERLKSWDTLPAAPSQPASSKTAPSRTTGQVAEPPAVSDLPSDLQSVPQPAAQPDAPAASTSIYTVRHAVIHDVSMTARMHQAWLLLEAGFSVRFALSLPDLLDAEPGALWVVGYNGEKDTADFLKHLSEPQKTGVIVSMSDSATLLDGPFRTVVLNLLETPDDNSLVHTALDVLGDLA from the coding sequence ATGAGTGCATTCCTGCAGGAATTTCAACTGGAGGCAGAAGACAACCTGACCCTCCTTGAAGAGGGTCTGTTGCGTCTGGAGCAGCTTGAGGACCCCGAAGTGGTTCGCAGGATGTTCACGGCGGCCCACACCATCAAAGGCAGTGCGGGCATGCTGGGCCTCTCGGACATTCAGCGCCTCACCCATTCCCTGGAAGATGCCCTGGACCAGTTGCGCAAGAACCCCCGGCCCCTTTCCCAGGAGCAGGCCAACATCTTGCTGGAAGTGGTGGATGAGGTGCGGGCCATGTGCGCCGAGGTGATGCAACCCATCCCCCATGAAAAACCCCTGTCCTTCTGGCTGGAACGCCTGAAATCCTGGGACACCCTGCCTGCTGCGCCATCTCAACCTGCATCATCCAAAACTGCACCCTCCAGAACCACTGGGCAGGTTGCAGAACCTCCTGCCGTCTCTGACCTTCCATCTGACCTGCAATCTGTTCCGCAACCTGCTGCACAACCAGATGCCCCTGCAGCTTCAACTTCGATTTACACCGTCCGCCATGCTGTGATTCACGATGTTTCCATGACCGCCCGCATGCACCAGGCCTGGTTGCTGCTGGAAGCGGGTTTTTCGGTGCGTTTTGCCCTGTCCCTGCCTGATTTGCTGGATGCCGAACCGGGAGCCCTGTGGGTGGTGGGATACAACGGTGAAAAAGACACCGCCGATTTCTTGAAACACCTTTCCGAGCCTCAGAAAACAGGAGTGATCGTGTCTATGAGTGATTCCGCAACCCTGCTGGATGGCCCTTTTCGCACCGTGGTGCTGAACCTGCTGGAAACCCCAGATGACAATTCGCTGGTGCACACTGCCCTGGATGTGCTGGGAGACCTGGCATGA